A part of Geothrix oryzae genomic DNA contains:
- a CDS encoding dipeptidyl-peptidase 5 has protein sequence MKTPILLLAAALPLLASRPLQVDDLFKVKRVTEPQLSASGDLAYQVGTVDFAANKSVSRIWFKPAGGEAKELELGSGSQSRPRFSPDGKRLAYQSGGQVWVVDLGTKAKRQVTQLSGSASGQVWSPDGKWLAFLSTTVPSGVDAENAAYLKAKEASKVSGRLYTTLSYRHWNEWKDPQQVSHLFVVPADGSAAPRDLTAGFTTDVPNYADVSAGDGFAWAPDGKALAFESAPEQTKATSTNGEIYEVAFAGGPAKLLSANKAMDNSPRYSPDGKYLAWRAQRRPGFEADKWELWVMDRATGQVVRTTQAFDQSFGDYQWQGQDLVGTSEQQGHTDLFRWDGKALQRLSTGLHIEGFALSPSGSAAAKGQAIVVSTSLTTPQDLYALDFKTGKAARATKHNEALAKDLSLNPGEELWIDTVAVDGKPARTHAFVVKPVGYDPNKTYPVAFVIHGGPQGAWADAWHPRWNAQAWAGRGFITVLPNPRGSTGFGQAYTDAISGDWNGAVMTDLMNTLDAVLKQFPNADAKRVVAAGGSYGGYAVNWISGHYPERFAAFVTHASIFNTESMQLGTEELWFPHWEFKGWPWESAETKARWQSQSPSSAIAKMTKPMLVIHGELDYRVPVTEAFQLYNTLQVRGVPSQLLYFPDETHFVAKPQNSKLWYETVLGWCERWTK, from the coding sequence ATGAAGACCCCGATCCTTCTTCTCGCCGCGGCGCTGCCCCTGCTGGCCAGCCGCCCCTTGCAGGTGGACGACCTGTTCAAGGTCAAGCGCGTCACCGAACCCCAGCTGTCGGCCTCCGGCGACCTGGCCTACCAGGTGGGTACCGTGGACTTCGCGGCCAACAAGTCCGTGAGCCGCATCTGGTTCAAGCCCGCTGGCGGCGAGGCGAAGGAGCTGGAGCTCGGCTCGGGCAGCCAGAGCCGCCCCCGCTTCAGCCCTGACGGCAAGCGGCTGGCCTACCAGTCCGGCGGCCAGGTGTGGGTGGTGGACCTGGGCACGAAGGCCAAGCGTCAGGTCACGCAGCTGAGCGGCAGCGCCTCGGGCCAGGTCTGGAGTCCGGACGGCAAGTGGCTGGCCTTCCTCAGCACCACCGTTCCCAGCGGCGTCGATGCGGAGAATGCGGCCTACCTCAAGGCCAAGGAGGCCTCCAAGGTTTCCGGGCGCCTCTACACGACCCTGAGCTACCGGCACTGGAACGAGTGGAAGGATCCCCAGCAGGTGAGCCACCTCTTCGTGGTGCCCGCCGACGGCAGCGCCGCGCCCCGGGATCTCACGGCCGGCTTCACCACCGATGTGCCCAACTACGCCGATGTCTCCGCCGGTGACGGCTTCGCCTGGGCGCCGGACGGCAAGGCCTTGGCCTTTGAATCCGCCCCCGAGCAGACCAAGGCCACCAGCACCAACGGCGAAATCTACGAAGTGGCCTTCGCGGGCGGTCCCGCGAAGCTGCTGTCCGCCAACAAGGCCATGGACAACTCGCCCCGCTACTCGCCGGACGGCAAGTACCTGGCCTGGCGCGCCCAGCGCCGGCCCGGCTTCGAGGCCGACAAGTGGGAGCTCTGGGTCATGGACCGGGCCACCGGCCAGGTGGTCCGCACCACCCAGGCTTTCGACCAGAGCTTCGGCGACTACCAGTGGCAGGGCCAGGACCTCGTGGGGACCTCCGAACAACAGGGCCACACGGATCTCTTCCGCTGGGACGGCAAGGCCCTCCAGCGCCTCAGCACCGGCCTCCACATCGAGGGCTTCGCGTTGAGCCCGAGCGGCTCCGCCGCAGCCAAGGGCCAGGCCATCGTCGTCTCCACCAGCCTCACCACGCCCCAGGACCTCTACGCCCTGGACTTCAAGACCGGCAAGGCCGCGCGTGCCACGAAGCACAACGAGGCCCTGGCCAAGGACCTGAGCCTGAACCCCGGCGAAGAGCTGTGGATCGACACTGTGGCCGTGGACGGCAAGCCCGCCAGGACCCACGCCTTCGTGGTGAAGCCCGTGGGCTACGACCCCAACAAGACCTACCCGGTGGCCTTCGTCATCCACGGTGGCCCCCAGGGTGCCTGGGCCGACGCCTGGCATCCCCGGTGGAACGCCCAGGCCTGGGCCGGCCGCGGCTTCATCACGGTGCTGCCCAATCCCCGGGGATCCACGGGCTTCGGCCAGGCCTACACCGACGCCATCAGCGGCGACTGGAACGGCGCGGTCATGACCGACCTCATGAATACCCTGGATGCCGTGCTCAAGCAGTTCCCCAACGCCGATGCCAAGCGCGTGGTGGCCGCCGGCGGCAGCTACGGCGGCTACGCCGTGAACTGGATCTCCGGGCACTACCCCGAGCGCTTTGCCGCCTTCGTGACCCACGCCAGCATCTTCAACACCGAGTCCATGCAGCTGGGCACCGAAGAGCTCTGGTTCCCCCACTGGGAGTTCAAGGGCTGGCCCTGGGAGAGCGCCGAGACCAAGGCCCGCTGGCAGTCCCAGAGCCCCAGCAGCGCCATCGCGAAGATGACCAAGCCCATGCTCGTCATCCACGGCGAACTGGACTACCGCGTGCCCGTCACCGAGGCCTTCCAGCTCTACAACACCCTCCAGGTGCGGGGCGTCCCCAGCCAGCTGCTCTACTTCCCTGACGAGACCCACTTCGTCGCCAAGCCCCAGAACAGCAAGCTCTGGTATGAGACTGTCCTCGGCTGGTGCGAGCGCTGGACGAAGTAG
- a CDS encoding S41 family peptidase, which translates to MARFVKRNWMWMVMAVTVAVAGPLLARTNGEGARQRSLETLTEVMDLVQKQSPEPPAPRQLTHATIQGMLHTLDPHSNYMDESEFRLLREEQKGSFFGIGAIIQQHDQGIAIISPMKGGPAERLGVRSGDIIKEIDGANTEGMSSNAALQKLRGEKGTLVEIAVQRTGVPDLLRFSIPRAEVPTNSVYYSFMLNPTTGFILIKDFGETTSEEFEKAVTTLKKQGMKQLILDLRQNGGGVLDAAIGICRQLLGPDQLIVSQKGRDGRDENQTRTSKGAQLDPFPLVILINRGSASASEIVTGAVQDHDRGLVVGQTSWGKGLVQSVVTINRSRGLLLTTARYYTPSGRSIQRDYSHGLDDYYNPEDEKDTKPQGPAFKTDLGRTVYGGGGINPDYSIPSVKFSDFMVNLRFRHSAFFRYAVHEKEHFGIRPGQHADEIVMARFRAWALEQKLTISDQEWEANLAAMQEQLSIEMQNVAFGIEAGFKIQCEKDPAILRAMEVMPEAEALLHKKQLTTRATPTTAATLR; encoded by the coding sequence ATGGCCCGTTTCGTCAAGCGCAATTGGATGTGGATGGTCATGGCGGTCACCGTCGCCGTGGCGGGCCCGCTGCTGGCCCGGACCAACGGCGAGGGCGCGCGGCAGCGCAGCCTCGAGACCCTGACCGAAGTCATGGACCTGGTGCAGAAGCAGAGCCCCGAGCCGCCGGCCCCCCGGCAGCTCACCCACGCCACCATCCAGGGCATGCTGCACACGCTGGACCCCCACTCGAATTACATGGATGAAAGCGAGTTCCGCCTGCTCCGCGAGGAGCAGAAGGGCTCCTTCTTCGGCATCGGCGCCATCATCCAGCAGCACGACCAGGGCATCGCCATCATCAGCCCCATGAAAGGCGGCCCGGCCGAGCGCCTGGGCGTGCGCTCCGGCGACATCATCAAGGAGATCGACGGCGCCAATACCGAGGGCATGAGCTCCAATGCGGCCCTCCAGAAGCTGCGCGGAGAGAAGGGCACCCTGGTGGAGATCGCCGTCCAGCGCACCGGCGTTCCCGACCTGCTCCGCTTCTCCATCCCCCGGGCCGAAGTGCCCACCAACAGCGTCTACTACAGCTTCATGCTGAACCCCACCACGGGCTTCATCCTCATCAAGGACTTCGGCGAGACCACCTCGGAGGAGTTCGAGAAGGCCGTGACCACCCTGAAGAAGCAGGGCATGAAGCAGCTCATCCTCGACCTGAGGCAGAACGGCGGGGGCGTGCTCGACGCGGCCATCGGCATCTGCCGCCAGCTCCTCGGCCCCGACCAGCTCATCGTGAGCCAGAAGGGCCGCGACGGCCGGGACGAGAACCAGACCCGCACCAGCAAGGGCGCCCAGCTCGACCCGTTCCCCCTCGTCATCCTCATCAACCGCGGCTCGGCCAGCGCCAGCGAGATCGTCACCGGCGCCGTGCAGGATCACGACCGGGGTCTCGTCGTGGGCCAGACCAGCTGGGGCAAGGGCCTCGTTCAGAGCGTGGTGACCATCAACCGCTCCCGCGGCCTCCTGCTCACCACGGCCCGCTACTACACGCCTTCGGGCCGCAGCATCCAGCGGGACTACTCGCACGGCCTGGACGACTACTACAACCCGGAAGACGAGAAGGACACCAAGCCGCAGGGGCCGGCCTTCAAGACCGATCTGGGCCGTACGGTCTACGGCGGGGGCGGCATCAACCCCGACTACTCGATCCCCTCCGTCAAGTTCAGCGACTTCATGGTCAACCTCCGCTTCCGCCACTCGGCCTTCTTCCGCTACGCCGTGCACGAGAAGGAGCACTTCGGCATCCGGCCCGGCCAGCACGCCGACGAGATCGTCATGGCCCGCTTCCGCGCCTGGGCCCTGGAGCAGAAGCTGACGATCTCCGACCAGGAGTGGGAGGCCAACCTGGCCGCCATGCAGGAGCAGCTCTCCATCGAGATGCAGAATGTGGCGTTCGGCATCGAGGCGGGCTTCAAGATCCAGTGCGAGAAGGATCCCGCCATCCTCCGGGCCATGGAGGTGATGCCGGAGGCCGAGGCCCTGCTCCACAAGAAGCAGCTCACCACCCGCGCCACCCCCACGACAGCCGCCACCCTCCGCTGA
- the folK gene encoding 2-amino-4-hydroxy-6-hydroxymethyldihydropteridine diphosphokinase, which yields MKAVIALGSNLGDRRAHLEAGLAALRTLGPVVPSPLVMETPDESGRGPAYLNTVAVLVTGETDPRRLLESLLRLELGEGRDRSAGRNAPRTLDLDLITTDGSPGSWTWATPEDLRVLGPELNLELPHPRAFSRPFVLEPWRALSDPGVCGGVIPRRENS from the coding sequence ATGAAGGCCGTCATCGCCCTCGGCTCGAACCTCGGCGACCGCCGGGCGCACCTCGAGGCGGGGCTGGCCGCCCTGCGCACGCTCGGTCCGGTGGTGCCTTCGCCCCTGGTGATGGAAACGCCCGATGAGTCCGGTCGCGGGCCCGCCTACCTCAACACCGTGGCGGTCCTGGTGACGGGGGAAACGGACCCTCGCCGCCTGCTGGAGTCCCTGTTGCGCCTGGAGCTGGGCGAGGGGCGGGACCGCAGCGCCGGCCGGAACGCGCCCCGCACCCTGGACCTGGACCTCATCACCACGGACGGCTCGCCGGGGAGTTGGACCTGGGCGACGCCGGAGGACCTGCGCGTGCTGGGCCCCGAGCTGAACCTGGAGCTGCCCCATCCCCGCGCCTTCAGCCGGCCCTTCGTCCTCGAACCATGGCGCGCGCTGTCCGATCCCGGAGTGTGCGGCGGGGTGATTCCACGAAGAGAAAACAGCTAG
- a CDS encoding acyl-CoA dehydrogenase: MDVTLPEHVEALRQEVRRFAEKEIRPHVMAWDEAKTFPMAVVKQLGEMGMMGVIFPEEYGGAGMGYLEYAVVVEELSRVDGSVGITVAAHNSLCSNHIFAMGSEAQKQQYLRPLASGQALGAWGLTEPGSGSDAGSLRTSAKKEGSHYILNGTKTFITHGTVGDIFVVMARTRPSEPGRSSADGISAFVLEKGMNGFRAGKQENKLGLRASDTSELILEDVKVPEANLLGEDGLGFKQAMKTLDGGRISIGALGLGMAQGAFEEAVRYSKIRYTFGKPLADHQGIQFKLADMGTEIEAARLLIYRAAGLKDQGLPYAKAASMAKLYSSEVACRVANEAVQILGGYGYTKDYPVEKYYRDVKLCTIGEGTSEIQRTVIARYLQSEY; encoded by the coding sequence ATGGATGTCACGCTCCCCGAGCATGTTGAAGCCCTGCGCCAGGAAGTGCGCAGGTTCGCGGAAAAGGAGATCCGCCCCCATGTCATGGCCTGGGACGAGGCCAAGACCTTCCCCATGGCCGTGGTGAAGCAGCTGGGCGAGATGGGCATGATGGGCGTCATCTTCCCCGAGGAGTACGGTGGCGCCGGCATGGGCTACCTGGAATACGCCGTGGTGGTCGAAGAGCTCTCCCGGGTGGACGGCTCCGTGGGCATCACCGTCGCCGCGCACAACAGCCTCTGCAGCAACCACATCTTCGCCATGGGCAGCGAGGCCCAGAAGCAGCAGTACCTGAGGCCTCTCGCCAGCGGCCAGGCCCTCGGCGCCTGGGGCCTCACCGAGCCGGGTTCGGGCAGTGACGCGGGCTCCCTCCGCACCTCCGCCAAGAAGGAAGGCTCGCACTACATCCTGAACGGCACCAAGACCTTCATCACCCATGGCACCGTGGGCGACATCTTCGTGGTGATGGCCCGCACCCGCCCCTCCGAACCCGGCCGCAGCAGCGCCGACGGCATCAGCGCCTTCGTGCTGGAGAAGGGCATGAACGGCTTCCGGGCCGGCAAGCAGGAGAACAAGCTGGGCCTGCGGGCCAGCGACACCTCCGAGCTGATCCTCGAGGATGTGAAGGTGCCCGAAGCCAACCTCCTGGGCGAGGACGGCCTGGGTTTCAAGCAGGCCATGAAGACCCTCGACGGCGGCCGCATCAGCATCGGGGCCCTAGGCCTCGGCATGGCGCAGGGCGCCTTCGAGGAGGCCGTGCGCTACAGCAAGATCCGCTACACCTTCGGCAAGCCCTTGGCGGACCATCAGGGGATCCAGTTCAAGCTGGCGGACATGGGCACGGAGATCGAGGCCGCCCGCCTGCTCATCTACCGCGCCGCGGGCCTGAAGGACCAGGGCCTGCCCTACGCCAAGGCCGCCAGCATGGCCAAGCTCTACAGCTCCGAGGTGGCCTGCCGCGTGGCCAACGAGGCGGTGCAGATCCTCGGCGGCTACGGCTACACCAAGGACTACCCGGTGGAGAAGTACTACCGGGATGTGAAGCTCTGCACCATCGGCGAAGGCACCAGCGAGATCCAGCGCACCGTCATCGCCCGTTACCTGCAGTCCGAATACTGA
- the queF gene encoding preQ(1) synthase — protein MVTRPTGKLDTFVSPRPGRPFTITFETEEFTCLCPLTGQPDFAKLRILYQPDQLCVESKSLKLYLWSFRDRGAFHEAVTNQILDDLVTALQPQWMRIEGDFLIRGGIRTVVVAEHGKKQ, from the coding sequence GTGGTCACGCGGCCCACGGGCAAGCTCGATACCTTCGTGAGCCCCCGGCCGGGACGGCCCTTCACCATCACTTTCGAGACGGAGGAGTTCACCTGCCTCTGCCCGCTCACGGGCCAGCCGGACTTCGCGAAGCTGCGCATCCTCTACCAGCCGGACCAGCTCTGCGTGGAATCCAAGTCGCTCAAGCTTTACCTCTGGAGCTTCCGCGACCGGGGCGCCTTCCACGAGGCGGTGACCAACCAGATCCTCGACGACCTGGTGACGGCCCTTCAGCCCCAGTGGATGCGCATCGAGGGCGACTTCCTCATCCGCGGCGGCATCCGGACCGTCGTCGTGGCGGAACACGGGAAGAAGCAGTAG